Proteins encoded by one window of Carassius auratus strain Wakin unplaced genomic scaffold, ASM336829v1 scaf_tig00011176, whole genome shotgun sequence:
- the nxnl2 gene encoding nucleoredoxin-like protein 2, whose amino-acid sequence MVEVFSGRTLLNKEGDLVDPEQALRNKVVGLYFSAGWCPPCRDFTPLLCDFYTELVDESEPPAQFEIVFISSDKCTEDMVEYYHDMHGDWLALPWTDPYKHELKKRYNITALPKLVIVKENGQVITDKGRKQIRDQGLACFRSWLEVAEIFQNFKG is encoded by the exons ATGGTCGAGGTGTTTTCAGGCCGGACTCTTCTGAATAAAGAAGGAGATCTGGTGGATCCAGAGCAAGCACTCCGGAATAAAGTAGTGGGGCTGTATTTCTCGGCTGGATGGTGTCCTCCGTGTCGAGACTTCACCCCGCTGCTGTGTGATTTCTACACCGAGCTGGTGGATGAGAGCGAGCCTCCTGCCCAGTTTGAGATCGTCTTCATATCCTCGGATAAATGCACAGAAGACATGGTGGAGTATTATCATGACATGCACGGGGACTGGCTGGCTCTGCCCTGGACGGATCCATACAAACA CGAACTCAAGAAGAGATACAACATCACAGCCTTACCGAAGCTGGTCATCGTGAAGGAGAACGGTCAGGTGATCACCGACAAAGGCCGAAAGCAGATCCGGGACCAGGGTCTGGCGTGTTTCCGGAGCTGGCTGGAGGTGGCCGAGATCTTCCAGAACTTTAAAGGCTGA
- the spina gene encoding spindlin-Z, protein MKTPFGKNAAQRSRADAGHAGVSANMMKKKNSHKKHKSSVGPTKAVAQPRRNIVGCRIQHIWKEGSGTASQWKGTVLDQVPVNPSLYLIKYDGFDCVYGLELHKDERVQGLEVLPDRLASTRISDAHLADTMIGKAVEHMFETEDGTKNEWRGMVLARAPIMNTWFYITYEKDPVLYMYQLLDDYKDGDLRIMPDSNDSPPAEREPGEVVDSLVGKQVEYAKEDGSKRTGMVIHQVEAKPSVYFIKFDDDFHIYVYDLVKTS, encoded by the exons ATGAAGACCCCATTCGGGAAGAACGCGGCCCAGAGATCCAGAGCTGATGCAG GGCATGCTGGTGTCTCTGCAAATATGATGAAGAAAAAGAACTCTCATAA GAAACACAAAAGCAGTGTAGGCCCCACCAAAGCAGTGGCTCAGCCGCGGAGGAACATCGTGGGCTGTCGTATCCAGCACATCTGGAAGGAGGGCAGCGGCACGGCGTCGCAGTGGAAAGGCACAGTTTTAGACCAGGTGCCCGTCAACCCCTCGCTCTACCTGATCAAATACGATGGCTTCGACTGCGTCTACGGCCTGGAGCTGCATAAAGATGAGCGCGTGCAGGGACTGGAGGTCCTGCCAGACAGACTCG CCTCGACGCGCATCAGTGACGCTCACCTGGCAGACACCATGATCGGGAAAGCCGTGGAGCACATGTTCGAGACGGAGGATGGCACTAAGAACGAGTGGAGGGGAATGGTTCTGGCCCGGGCGCCCATCATGAACACATGGTTCTACATCACGTACGAGAAAGACCCGGTGCTCTACATGTATCAGCTGCTTGATGACTATAAAGACGGAGATCTGAGGATCATGCCAGACTCCA ACGACTCGCCCCCGGCGGAGCGTGAGCCCGGAGAGGTGGTGGACAGCCTCGTGGGGAAGCAGGTGGAATACGCCAAAGAGGATGGCTCTAAACGAACTGGGATGGTTATCCATCAGGTGGAGGCCAAGCCCTCCGTCTACTTCATCAAGTTTGATGACGACTTTCACATTTACGTTTATGACCTGGTGAAAACATCGTAA